From a single Pseudobutyrivibrio xylanivorans genomic region:
- a CDS encoding cation diffusion facilitator family transporter: protein MKNRNMNVADAVENRDKVIIQTSVIGIIANLFLAGFKALVGIMSNSIAIILDAVNNLSDALSSVITIVGTKLAGKMPDKKHPLGHGRVEYLSALLVAAIIIYAGLTSLNESILKIIHPEKAEYTSLTLIVLVVAIIVKFFLGRFVKSTGEKVNSSALIASGADASFDAIISISVLASAIIYIVFGISLEAWVGIAISIYIVKAGWEMMSDTLDDILGRRPDRELSIGIKRLICEEPEVRGAYDLVLNNYGPNKYLGSVHVELPDVMTVEDVDNLTRRIQQKVFQETGVVLTGVGVYSYNTKNDEAAQIRNRVLELVKAHEWALQLHGFYVDTQKKEMRFDVVFSFDISHVEGTEIIYREVLNEYPEYTIQIAADVDITD, encoded by the coding sequence ATGAAAAATAGAAATATGAACGTGGCGGACGCGGTGGAGAACCGTGACAAGGTTATTATTCAAACAAGTGTAATTGGAATAATTGCAAATTTATTTTTAGCGGGCTTCAAGGCTTTGGTTGGCATAATGTCAAATTCCATCGCTATTATTTTGGATGCGGTAAACAATTTGTCAGATGCGCTTTCGTCGGTTATCACTATTGTGGGCACAAAGCTTGCAGGTAAGATGCCGGACAAAAAACATCCATTGGGCCATGGTCGTGTGGAATATTTGAGTGCACTGCTTGTTGCGGCAATCATTATTTATGCAGGTCTCACATCACTGAATGAATCGATTCTGAAAATCATTCATCCAGAAAAAGCTGAGTATACAAGCCTGACTCTTATTGTGCTGGTTGTGGCTATCATCGTGAAATTTTTCCTTGGAAGATTTGTGAAGTCCACAGGTGAAAAGGTTAATTCTAGTGCGCTTATAGCATCTGGTGCAGATGCCAGCTTTGATGCTATTATTTCTATTTCTGTTCTAGCGTCAGCAATTATTTATATTGTGTTTGGAATCTCCCTTGAAGCATGGGTTGGAATTGCTATTTCAATCTACATTGTGAAGGCTGGTTGGGAGATGATGTCCGATACTCTGGACGATATTTTGGGACGTCGTCCAGACAGGGAGCTTTCTATTGGAATCAAGAGACTGATTTGTGAGGAGCCAGAAGTTCGCGGCGCCTATGACCTGGTGCTTAATAACTATGGACCAAACAAGTATCTTGGTTCAGTTCATGTGGAGCTTCCGGATGTGATGACAGTAGAGGATGTTGACAATCTTACCAGACGCATCCAGCAAAAGGTCTTCCAGGAGACAGGAGTCGTGCTAACAGGAGTTGGCGTATACTCCTACAACACTAAGAATGACGAGGCTGCACAGATTCGAAACAGAGTATTGGAACTTGTGAAGGCACACGAGTGGGCTCTTCAGCTTCATGGCTTCTACGTAGATACACAGAAGAAAGAGATGCGCTTCGACGTAGTCTTCAGCTTCGATATCTCTCACGTGGAAGGCACGGAAATAATCTATCGCGAAGTTTTAAACGAATATCCGGAGTATACGATTCAGATTGCTGCGGATGTGGATATCACAGATTAA
- a CDS encoding AAA family ATPase translates to MIIGRKQEIDILNSTIQDDYSHFVAIYGRRRIGKTFLIREVFNYRFTFQHSGLSEGGLKEQLFAFEASIRDAGGNPTKKRKNWLEAFEDLKDVIRSSSEKKKIIFIDELSWMDTQNSDLMVALENFWNGWASARRDVVLIVCASATSWMLSKVVHNKGGLYNRLTEQIHLESFSLAECEEYVKSKGMAFTRNQILHYYMVFGGIPFYWGFLEKGLSIQQNIDKILFAKNAPLADEFKYLYASIFKNPENYIKIISTLATKKVGMTREEIIGNSGLANSGELTTRLEELESCGFIRKYDAYGMKKKNAVYQLIDNYTLFYYQFLFDKPTDEHFWTNLINTPLINTWQGLAFERVCLEHVNQMKQKLGISGVQTEVNSWYCKADEAKGIKGSQIDLLIVRKDQVINLCEMKYSNSDYTVSADVDSDIRGKIQDFQKATKTKYAIYPTLVTTYGMVNNSYSGNIQAVITLDDLFI, encoded by the coding sequence ATGATAATTGGAAGAAAACAAGAAATCGATATTCTAAACAGTACAATTCAGGATGATTATTCTCATTTTGTAGCCATTTACGGACGTAGAAGAATAGGAAAGACTTTCCTTATAAGAGAAGTCTTTAATTATAGGTTTACATTTCAGCATTCAGGATTATCTGAGGGTGGATTGAAGGAACAACTCTTTGCATTTGAGGCTTCAATAAGGGATGCTGGAGGAAATCCAACAAAAAAACGCAAGAATTGGCTAGAAGCATTTGAAGATTTAAAGGATGTAATTCGTTCGTCATCTGAGAAAAAGAAGATTATCTTTATTGATGAGCTATCATGGATGGATACGCAGAACAGTGATTTGATGGTGGCTTTGGAAAATTTCTGGAATGGATGGGCGTCAGCGCGAAGAGATGTTGTTCTTATTGTGTGCGCATCCGCTACTTCTTGGATGTTATCAAAGGTAGTGCACAACAAAGGTGGGCTTTATAACAGATTGACGGAGCAGATACATCTGGAAAGCTTTTCTTTGGCTGAGTGCGAAGAATATGTCAAGTCAAAAGGAATGGCTTTTACGAGAAACCAGATTTTACATTATTACATGGTTTTTGGAGGAATACCTTTTTATTGGGGATTTCTCGAGAAAGGCTTAAGTATCCAGCAGAATATTGATAAGATTCTTTTTGCTAAAAATGCACCCTTGGCGGATGAATTCAAATATTTATATGCGTCTATTTTTAAAAATCCCGAAAACTACATCAAAATAATCAGTACACTGGCAACTAAGAAGGTTGGTATGACCCGTGAGGAAATAATAGGGAATTCTGGTCTTGCAAATTCGGGAGAATTGACGACTAGACTCGAAGAGTTGGAAAGCTGTGGATTCATAAGAAAATATGATGCATACGGTATGAAGAAGAAAAATGCTGTATATCAGCTCATTGATAACTATACATTGTTTTATTATCAGTTTCTTTTTGACAAACCAACAGATGAGCATTTCTGGACAAATCTAATAAATACGCCTTTAATAAATACTTGGCAAGGATTAGCTTTTGAAAGAGTTTGCTTGGAGCATGTAAATCAGATGAAGCAAAAGCTTGGAATTTCAGGTGTCCAGACAGAAGTGAATTCTTGGTATTGCAAGGCAGATGAAGCTAAAGGAATTAAAGGTTCACAGATTGATTTACTGATTGTAAGGAAAGATCAGGTAATTAATTTATGCGAAATGAAGTATTCAAATTCCGATTACACTGTATCAGCAGATGTGGATTCTGACATAAGGGGAAAAATTCAAGATTTTCAGAAGGCAACAAAGACTAAATATGCGATTTATCCTACATTGGTTACTACTTATGGGATGGTAAATAATAGCTATTCAGGAAATATTCAAGCTGTGATTACTTTAGATGATTTGTTTATCTAA
- a CDS encoding cysteine-rich small domain-containing protein, with amino-acid sequence MDNYKFFQNKECEYFPCHKTAHPEDFNCLFCYCPLYHLEDKCGGNFTYTESGVKSCVNCLRPHVRGNYDDIIKAIKESRTKDN; translated from the coding sequence ATGGATAATTATAAGTTTTTTCAAAACAAAGAATGTGAATATTTCCCATGCCACAAGACTGCACATCCAGAGGATTTCAATTGCCTGTTTTGCTACTGCCCACTATATCATTTAGAGGATAAATGCGGCGGCAATTTTACCTATACTGAATCAGGAGTCAAGTCTTGTGTGAATTGCTTGCGCCCACATGTCAGGGGCAATTACGATGATATTATTAAAGCCATTAAGGAAAGCAGAACAAAAGACAATTAA
- a CDS encoding YesL family protein encodes MGRFFNSRFFEGITKVTDILIIGFYFMICSIPLVTIGASATALYYATNKCIFKGRGYTTAFFHSFKENFKQSTLSWLIFIIIFGILSGDIYITRTMVSPDSPFAAASIFFMVLFVLTIVWAIYHFAYIARFSNGFKASFKISAMFMILNFGWSIVLLGEVVVLLLLIYRFPIFLLFSPGMISCAIHPVLERVFRKYMSPEDIKKDQEQY; translated from the coding sequence TTGGGAAGATTTTTTAACAGCAGATTTTTTGAAGGAATTACAAAGGTTACAGATATCCTTATCATAGGATTTTATTTCATGATATGCTCGATACCTTTGGTTACAATTGGCGCCAGTGCAACAGCGCTGTATTATGCTACAAATAAGTGTATTTTCAAGGGCCGTGGATATACTACAGCATTCTTTCATTCCTTCAAGGAAAATTTCAAGCAGTCTACATTGTCATGGCTGATTTTCATAATTATTTTTGGAATATTGAGCGGCGATATCTATATCACTAGAACTATGGTTAGTCCTGATAGCCCATTTGCAGCAGCATCAATTTTCTTTATGGTGCTCTTTGTGCTCACAATTGTTTGGGCAATTTATCATTTTGCTTATATTGCCCGCTTCTCAAATGGATTCAAGGCATCCTTTAAGATTTCAGCAATGTTCATGATATTGAATTTTGGCTGGAGCATTGTACTTTTGGGAGAAGTAGTTGTGCTTCTGTTACTCATTTACCGCTTCCCAATCTTCCTTTTGTTCTCACCTGGAATGATTTCATGCGCAATACATCCAGTTCTTGAGCGAGTATTTCGCAAGTATATGAGTCCAGAGGATATAAAGAAGGATCAGGAGCAGTACTAA
- a CDS encoding Stealth CR1 domain-containing protein, giving the protein MNKPIDIVIPWVDEKDKKWQSEKNKYAKQDGIEFSNVRFQSWDNLHLWFRAIEKCMPWVNKVFLITCGQTPEFLNTENNKIRLVRHDEYIPSEYLPTFNSNTIEMNIHRIEDLSENFILFSDDVFPLKEIDEEYYFKNDLVCDEAVENIITTTSFGAVSRATRYAQVNNMFIINKYFHKREVQEKNWEKWYCEDYGDRLERTKACAYWYDFPGFYDPHMANAMKKSTLKKLWGLEPEALDAGSKDRFRGSADVTQYLIRYWQLCEGNFMPRRTQGKVFFPTIETYNEVIDAINNRLYPMISFNENCTPEEFEIIKRDINATLEKKFPLKSAFEK; this is encoded by the coding sequence ATGAATAAACCGATAGATATAGTTATTCCTTGGGTAGATGAAAAAGATAAAAAATGGCAGAGCGAAAAAAACAAGTACGCAAAACAGGATGGAATAGAGTTCTCAAATGTAAGATTTCAAAGTTGGGATAATTTGCATTTGTGGTTTAGAGCAATTGAAAAGTGTATGCCATGGGTAAATAAGGTCTTTTTAATTACATGTGGACAAACTCCAGAATTTCTTAATACCGAGAATAATAAGATTCGATTAGTAAGACATGATGAGTATATTCCATCAGAGTATTTGCCAACTTTTAATTCTAATACAATAGAGATGAATATACATCGCATAGAGGATCTATCTGAGAATTTTATTTTATTCAGTGATGATGTTTTTCCACTTAAGGAGATTGATGAAGAATATTACTTCAAGAATGATTTGGTATGTGATGAAGCAGTTGAAAATATAATCACAACAACATCCTTTGGTGCGGTATCTCGTGCTACTCGCTATGCACAAGTTAATAACATGTTTATCATTAATAAATATTTTCATAAGAGAGAGGTTCAAGAAAAAAACTGGGAAAAGTGGTATTGCGAGGATTATGGAGATAGATTGGAACGCACAAAAGCTTGTGCTTATTGGTATGATTTTCCAGGATTTTATGATCCACATATGGCCAATGCAATGAAAAAGTCTACCTTAAAAAAATTGTGGGGACTCGAACCTGAAGCGCTAGATGCTGGCTCTAAAGATAGATTTAGGGGTTCGGCAGATGTGACACAATATTTAATCAGATATTGGCAGCTATGTGAGGGAAATTTTATGCCTAGAAGAACTCAAGGCAAGGTTTTTTTCCCGACTATAGAAACATACAATGAAGTAATTGATGCAATTAATAATAGGTTGTATCCGATGATTAGTTTCAATGAAAATTGTACGCCTGAAGAGTTCGAAATAATAAAAAGAGACATTAATGCTACTTTAGAAAAAAAGTTTCCGCTAAAATCTGCTTTTGAAAAATAA
- a CDS encoding PIG-L deacetylase family protein: MKELVIDKQDKILIIAPHPDDESIGCGGLLLKYGNQCDVVCLTDGRQGQGDVTPCRLAKIRKYEFVEAMKNVGLKNYKMLNIEDGTLCAHLFCLNDIDISIYTKIFVTGRSDNHPDHTASLVCLMNAIEMQNIEQKEIYEYEVHHSVSGATHYLDITDVIEKKSILIGIYKSQIKNFPFDKKILEMNLKNGNEEYYFENYKRINIKTVDANICIERELEKSREFYWIYTRWMNLIQNGRCIKEYFKEDNKLEIIIYGYKEIGKLLEREMINEGCTINYVIDNSKKVKDDYPQKEIISAEESTKYKCFDNAVIVTATFYYKDIEETLEKLGYTNIHSLKRILEELESGEI, encoded by the coding sequence ATGAAAGAACTAGTCATAGATAAACAAGATAAAATCCTAATAATCGCTCCACATCCAGATGATGAAAGTATAGGATGTGGCGGATTGTTATTAAAATATGGAAACCAATGTGATGTAGTTTGTCTAACCGATGGTAGACAAGGCCAAGGGGATGTTACGCCTTGTAGGCTTGCGAAGATTCGTAAATACGAATTTGTGGAAGCAATGAAGAATGTTGGTTTAAAGAATTATAAAATGCTAAATATTGAAGATGGGACTTTGTGCGCCCATCTTTTTTGTTTAAATGATATTGATATATCAATTTACACAAAGATTTTTGTAACAGGTAGAAGCGATAATCATCCAGATCATACAGCTTCATTAGTGTGTCTTATGAATGCAATTGAAATGCAAAATATCGAACAAAAAGAGATTTACGAATATGAGGTGCATCATAGCGTTAGCGGAGCTACGCATTACCTAGATATTACTGATGTGATAGAGAAAAAGTCGATATTAATAGGTATTTACAAGAGCCAAATTAAAAATTTTCCATTTGATAAAAAGATTTTGGAAATGAATTTAAAAAACGGTAATGAAGAGTATTATTTCGAAAACTATAAAAGAATCAATATAAAAACAGTTGATGCGAATATATGTATTGAGCGTGAATTGGAAAAATCTAGAGAATTTTATTGGATTTACACTAGATGGATGAATTTAATACAAAACGGAAGATGTATAAAAGAATATTTTAAGGAGGATAACAAGCTAGAAATAATTATATATGGGTATAAAGAAATAGGAAAATTGCTTGAGCGCGAGATGATAAATGAAGGGTGTACCATTAATTATGTAATTGATAATAGCAAGAAAGTAAAAGATGATTATCCACAAAAAGAAATAATATCTGCGGAAGAATCAACAAAATATAAGTGCTTTGACAACGCCGTAATTGTAACTGCAACTTTTTATTACAAGGATATTGAAGAGACTCTTGAAAAATTAGGGTATACAAATATTCATTCGTTGAAAAGAATATTAGAGGAATTAGAGAGTGGTGAAATATGA
- a CDS encoding helix-turn-helix domain-containing protein, giving the protein MSNERNAGRKPKISDEQFDAIISRHELGESIASLAAEYGVSRQALHKRIKESNQQPLKIDWCVNDENVSSITVDLQHRAVVLANYAVQISKLPFGFNMNPTWQDMIKMLEEKYLIQVGVDEPGVYLFTDGEKTFNPSVIPELQIKSNDELPEFAFTKKDILLTRTDTDGFQMKALTYGRSLFVKSQAIMASIAMRDWAVEIIASDIANQLGIPCVQQKHCIFAYGGRKFDAVYSSNFELDGYTFLSFESLLEEKHISTKDDFFLKMNSIEKLKWCAKQLSEMGNIPYEESEKYMLNLSVLDCLVGNVDRHTRNFGLFFNSINGEYQIPLIFDNGMGLFEHDYYRDNYHTFEEAMNNVYVSPYGEDPFDFLEILNREYKVKEIYKGVNEIKYIDILNTPFAKEYERRMSELWQKLD; this is encoded by the coding sequence ATGTCAAATGAACGAAACGCAGGGCGCAAACCAAAAATTTCAGATGAGCAGTTTGATGCAATCATTTCTCGCCATGAATTAGGTGAGAGTATTGCGAGCCTTGCAGCAGAATATGGTGTGTCTAGGCAGGCGCTTCACAAACGAATAAAAGAATCGAATCAACAACCTCTTAAAATAGACTGGTGTGTAAATGATGAGAATGTCTCTTCCATAACAGTTGACTTACAACATAGAGCTGTTGTGTTAGCAAATTATGCTGTTCAAATATCAAAGCTTCCATTTGGATTTAATATGAATCCAACGTGGCAGGATATGATCAAGATGCTTGAAGAGAAGTATTTAATTCAGGTAGGAGTAGATGAACCTGGCGTGTATCTTTTTACAGATGGTGAGAAAACATTCAATCCATCAGTAATACCAGAATTACAAATCAAATCAAATGATGAACTTCCAGAATTCGCATTTACGAAGAAAGATATTCTTCTAACCAGAACTGACACAGATGGATTCCAGATGAAAGCCCTGACCTATGGACGTTCACTTTTTGTGAAATCACAGGCTATAATGGCTAGTATTGCAATGAGAGATTGGGCGGTGGAGATTATTGCTAGTGATATTGCTAACCAGTTAGGTATTCCTTGTGTTCAGCAAAAACACTGCATTTTTGCATATGGCGGCAGGAAGTTTGATGCAGTGTATTCTTCGAATTTTGAATTAGATGGATATACGTTTTTATCATTTGAATCATTACTGGAAGAAAAACATATATCTACTAAGGACGACTTCTTTTTAAAAATGAATTCCATTGAAAAGCTAAAATGGTGTGCCAAGCAGTTATCAGAAATGGGGAATATCCCATATGAGGAATCCGAAAAGTATATGCTGAATCTATCGGTATTAGATTGCTTGGTTGGTAATGTGGATAGGCATACACGAAACTTCGGTTTATTTTTTAATTCAATAAATGGAGAATACCAGATACCACTAATTTTTGATAATGGAATGGGCCTATTTGAACACGATTATTATCGCGATAATTATCATACGTTCGAAGAAGCCATGAACAATGTGTATGTATCGCCATATGGCGAGGATCCTTTTGACTTTTTAGAAATATTGAATAGAGAATATAAGGTTAAAGAGATATATAAGGGAGTGAATGAAATCAAATATATTGATATTTTAAACACCCCATTTGCTAAAGAATATGAAAGGAGGATGTCGGAATTATGGCAGAAGTTAGATTAA
- a CDS encoding glucose-6-phosphate isomerase — translation MVAWKNFDQLEAYGKLQGLKNQVELKSVMAGANGAKRVAEYSVPMSNGMSYNFAAKQVDDTVLDALQELADEAQLTDKYSALFNGEVINTGEKRLVLHQLTRGQLGSDVMADGVNKREFYVKQQERIAEFANKVHAGEIVNEKGEKFTTAVQIGIGGSDLGPRAMYLALENWAKVNNTFKMEARFISNVDPDDAASVLAGVDVAHSIFILVSKSGTTLETLTNESFVKDALAKAGLDASKHMIAVTSETSPLAKSADYLDAFFMDDYIGGRYSSTSSVGGAVLSLAFGPDVFARFLNGAADEDKLSRNVDVRKNPAMLDALIGVYERNVLGFETTAVLPYSQGLSRFPAHLQQLDMESNGKSVNRFGEPVDYVTGPVIFGEPGTNGQHSFYQLLHQGTNIIPLQFVGFKKSQMATDVVIEDSTSQQKLCANVAAQIMAFACGKDDDNRNKYFEGNRPSSIIVGEQLTPETLGALLAHFENKVMFQGFVWNLNSFDQEGVQLGKTLAKKVLSGDTSDALAAYAKLLAI, via the coding sequence ATGGTAGCATGGAAGAATTTTGATCAGCTCGAAGCTTATGGCAAGCTTCAGGGCCTCAAGAATCAGGTTGAGCTTAAGTCTGTTATGGCTGGAGCAAACGGAGCAAAGAGAGTTGCAGAGTATTCAGTGCCTATGTCAAACGGCATGTCTTACAACTTCGCTGCAAAGCAGGTTGATGATACAGTTCTTGACGCACTTCAGGAGCTTGCTGATGAGGCACAGCTCACAGACAAGTACTCAGCACTTTTCAACGGGGAAGTTATCAACACTGGAGAGAAGAGATTAGTTCTTCACCAGCTTACACGTGGTCAGCTTGGCAGTGATGTTATGGCTGATGGGGTTAATAAGAGAGAGTTTTATGTAAAGCAGCAGGAGCGTATCGCTGAGTTTGCAAACAAGGTTCACGCAGGTGAAATCGTAAACGAAAAGGGCGAGAAGTTCACAACAGCTGTTCAGATTGGTATTGGTGGTTCAGACCTTGGCCCTCGTGCTATGTATCTTGCACTTGAGAACTGGGCAAAGGTTAATAATACTTTCAAGATGGAGGCTCGCTTCATTTCAAACGTTGACCCAGACGATGCTGCTTCAGTTCTTGCTGGCGTTGATGTTGCTCATTCTATATTCATTCTCGTTTCTAAGTCAGGTACAACACTTGAGACACTTACAAACGAGTCATTTGTTAAGGATGCCCTTGCAAAGGCAGGCCTCGATGCTAGTAAGCACATGATTGCTGTTACATCTGAGACATCACCTCTTGCAAAGTCAGCTGATTACCTTGACGCATTCTTCATGGATGATTACATCGGTGGCCGTTACTCATCTACATCTTCAGTAGGTGGCGCAGTTCTTTCACTTGCATTTGGTCCAGATGTATTTGCTCGTTTCCTTAATGGTGCTGCAGATGAGGATAAGCTTTCTCGCAACGTTGATGTTCGCAAGAACCCAGCTATGCTTGATGCCCTTATCGGTGTATATGAGCGCAATGTTCTCGGCTTCGAGACAACAGCTGTTCTTCCATACTCACAGGGCCTTAGCCGTTTCCCTGCTCATTTACAGCAGCTTGATATGGAGTCAAACGGCAAGAGCGTTAACCGTTTTGGTGAGCCTGTTGACTATGTTACAGGCCCAGTTATCTTTGGTGAGCCAGGAACAAACGGACAGCACAGCTTCTACCAGCTCCTTCACCAGGGAACAAACATCATTCCACTTCAGTTTGTTGGCTTCAAGAAGAGTCAGATGGCAACAGATGTTGTTATTGAGGATAGCACTTCACAGCAGAAGCTTTGCGCAAACGTAGCAGCTCAGATTATGGCTTTCGCTTGCGGTAAGGATGATGATAATAGAAACAAGTACTTCGAGGGTAACCGCCCATCATCAATCATCGTTGGTGAGCAGCTCACACCTGAGACACTTGGTGCACTTCTTGCACACTTTGAGAACAAGGTTATGTTCCAGGGCTTTGTATGGAACCTTAACTCATTCGATCAGGAAGGTGTTCAGCTTGGTAAGACACTTGCAAAGAAGGTACTTTCTGGCGATACTTCGGATGCTCTTGCAGCATACGCAAAGTTGCTCGCAATCTAG